The sequence TTTCAAAAGATGATCTGTTTTATCACTACTGTAAATTAAGTAAACACGTCCTTTATTACCACTAATTTGACAGCAAAGTGATTAGTCATTTTTGATTTGGTATCGCACTTACCGAAATGCCTGAGCTCTTCCTCATACTTCTGGAgaaatgttttgcatttgtcCTGATCCATTTCTACAGATTTATTTTGGGCATTGATAATGCTCtgcaagaaagagaagagataTGAACTGACTGAAAGATAGCACACTGTCAATGTAAAGTGGGTTTATACAAACACTCAGTGAGATGCTGTATTAGACTACTTATACAACACAGCATTACTTGTGCTAAATTAGATGCAGCTAAACAGCATTGCATTCACATGCGATGCCAACTTGGCAGATCCTGGTGACTGCCTTTCCCCACCAGCATATGAACACAGCATAACAGTTAGAGCTTAAGGTACAATATAACAAGATCACCGTCAAAATCTAACCAGCTGATCTTTACTCCAGTGGCTATCAAATTATAACCATATGTTGACAACCTGGTGCTTAATTAATTCAAGAAATATTTGAAGTGTCTGCTGATATACATGATGAACATGATATCCTATCAGCACAATCACAGCTTGTACATTTACCTTAACAACAAGCATCAATCATCATTCACAATCATTCTATCATGACACTGAGAGTCCTGTAGTaggttttattccattttacatttttgtcttaTATGTCACAAAGATGACTCAgttgtggtaaaaaaaaaaaaaaaaaagccctacTGTTTGCAGTTACCTTATCAAAAACATCCCAACTTCCGACAGCTCCAAGGACAGGGCTGTGGCTGGGGTCCTGACTTCCCAGCATGCTCTCCTTGCGGTGCCATTCCTGCTCAATGTGTGTGAGCTCTGTGGGGCAAGCCAAAGTCCGGGCACGTTCCTGCTCCAGGGACTCGGAGCCGTGGACCCCAAGAGAGCATAGCTGGTCCTGGGCTTCAGCCAACCTCCAGCTGGACACGATAGAGGCCTTCACACAGCGCTGCTGTCTCTGACACAGAGACGCAATAGCACTATCACTAAGGTGGGACGATGCTGACTGAGGTGGCTGGGAtgtggagagaggggaagggagcttgggaaacagagggagaagaaaTATTAGCGATTTAAGTCAGAAGTGAGTAGTTATTCTTCCCAACACAACAGGGTGGTGACATCGCTCAGGAGGTAGACGGTTGGCTCGTAAATGGGAAGTTTCTGGTTCAACCCCCcgctcctccagagagcatgCTGACACTGAACAGCAGTGTGTTAATTTGATGCATATGTTGCCAGGAGCTCTCAGCAGTCGATAGACTAGAAAGGTATGATATACATTTACTGAGAAAGATCCAGGCTTGTCATACATTGTGCAAACCAGGGTAGGAAACTCATTTTCCTTGCCCAGAGCTTTGAAAAACAGGGTcttcaaaaataacatttcagcCTTTTTTGGCTGGTGCTTATCCAGGCGCAATCTCCAAAAAGATGGAGCTGAGGAGTAGTAAATAACTTTAATAGCACTTATCCaaatttacaaagtgctttgcaggaaggcataaaaaacagacgtagtaaaataaataaggggggtacaaaacacattacagaaaaaaacattgatgaaaacaacatttaaaggTTCCTCAGGTAGGGTGTGTCACAGTCTTATTGTCCTGCTGGCTAATACACAGTCCATTTTACATTTGAGTCTGGACCAGGGATGGGCATCCTGCATAATCTGGAGGTAGAGTATGACTTCCTCTTCTACGCAGGGACAATCAGCAGTGTCCTGCCTGAGGATTGGACCTTCCACCCTGGCTCAAAGAGAAGTGGGATCTAGCCCTGTGCtctacacaaaataaaaaaaaaatcaatttcataTCTTAGTTGTAGCCTGCAGAAAAAGATGCTAAAAATGAGATTATATGGTCTCCAGTTAGATTCCTATCAAGCTACATTCTGAacaagatggagaccctcaggTGACTTAATTTAAGCATGAAGAAAGAGCTGGAGCAAATAttccaaacaaaatgacataaaaCCAGAGATAATCATCTGATAAACTGTAGAGGATAGATGTAACTTTGTTTTATGCATGTGCACTGTATATAATAGGACTGTACTTAACCTTTTCTTTCAGTGAAGTCACCATCGGAAAACACTTCCAACTTTCTGAGATGAAAGAAACACCCAGAATATCCCCAGTCATTCTGAGTCACAACCCAACTATATTAGCTTTCGCCTATCATGACCAGGCCATGCTGTATTTGGCGCAGGGTGGGATGGACAGGGgctaaaaataaagaaatgttgTGTCCATCTATCCATGGCCACACTTAGAGCTTTCCTGATGCCGGCTCTAATCAACAGCCATTCCACACAGCTGTCAGTGCCTGAGAATCTCAGGACCTGAGGGAATGGAGAAATGTGGTGTGTGGCTCACTGTGGCCTCTGATCTCATCCACCATCATGCACACAAGGCTGAGCTCTCGGAAATACCTCAACAGCTTCCTTACGGGACTGTAGAGAGACATTTGACGACGATAACAGTTTGCAAACGCTGGCATTTGACAGAAGTGGAGTTTGGCTTTCACTTGACAACCACAGCAATCTCACCTAACCATAACATAAGCAACATGACACGCTGTTTCTATAATCCTGCTGCTGTGACGCTTGTTGTCCACCTGCGACACGGCGGTGCCCGCTCCGAGCTGACTGACAGGGAAATTGCGGGGGTGAAAGGTGATATTAGTGCCGTGGAAAAGCTTAGAAAACCGGACACAAGCCTGCAGGCAGCTAGGCTAACTAACTTGCATGCTCCGAGTTGAATCAGCTTGTAACGGGCTTGGCTGTTTTCATACTAGTACTTCTAACACACCAAGTACGGGATTCAAAGGCTAACTAAGTTAAGAAACAAGTGCTAATGTTTGGGTAAATACCTGCTGGGAAACATGAGCGGAGCCTCTCGCCGTGGAGGCCGGGTCACTGCGAGGCTCTTCATCGGGGAACATCGAAGCTCCGTTGCCCAGCCACTCCATCATGGGTAAATAACTAACGTTAGCAAGCTAGCCCTACACTTGCTCGGTCTAGCTAGCTGTTTGAGTCTCAAAAACACTGTGCACCCTGAAATAAACTGTCTACAACGGTCAAGTTTAATCCAAATAGCAGTCTTTAATAGCCATTAAAGCAGGCTGGGATACTGACGCACCGCGGAAAGAGTCCAGCTCCCTTAAATAACAACGTAGTAACAAGCTCGGTTTTACAAAGAGTCGCTGTGTCGTTCTGAAGGATGACACCGAACACGTGGTAAACAACTTTGGTCACGTGATCAAAGACAGCAACCCTGCAATATATTTTGAACGAAGAAGTTACAGGCTGAGTAAATGATGGACAGCACGACAGATccgctaacacacacacacacacacacacacacacacacacacttttaatgAGCTGTCTATGTTGTTTAGAAAACGCACTAATATTTTTATTAGAAATCATCTTGAGGATATATAACTATTTTCCATATGTGAGTGTAGATGGGTATattcaaatagaaaacaatggAAAATTGTGTTCCTGTTACCTTATAAATATGTaattctaaataaaataaaggagtATATGTTTCAGCTTGTGCGCAGGTTTTATCCTGTTAAAGATATTATTGGTAAATAGTACTTGGTAAATAGTACttctttttggtttgatttacaGAATCATTTCTCCAAAAATTTCGACAAACATTTCTTCCTCACAAACACTCATGTATCACTCATGTTTAACAATCCCAGGTTTTCAGCTGATGAATCTTATGTAAcaaattttattataatttggGCTAAATATTATATAGGTAAAATGATGTGGATTAAATAATTATCCTCCttgtacatttttaattattCTGATTTTACTACATATTTGACTACGGTTGAAAATGTACAACTCTGAAATCACAAACAGGCAAAAACTATTAGATAACTCAGACGTAATTAATTAACAACTAATTAGCAAATCTTGaaagtttttgtttctctccctttcccttaattttattatttgttattcatTGTAATTgagtgtaatttattttaatgttgtttttttttataacgaAGTATATGTACAgcaattttaataaaaatgtatgtaacatgtaaaaataaatagataaaaaataaaataaaataaaaattgaattaaaaaaaaccctaaccctagtcTTGTTGAATTTCGTTAACATCGGAGATCTCGCATGACGTCATACTGCATAGCAACCACACAAAACGGAACAAGTTTTTGATGGAACCGGAAGAATGGCGGAAGTGGTGTGATTGTCGCCAGGAACCATGCTTACACGGAGGTGACCTTAGTTATTTTTCGTGTTGTAATGTAAATCTGTGTGATCGCACAAATCCAAATTGTCCGCGGACAGCGCCGAGCCGCCGCACGAGCCCGTcgcagctgagagagagagccggTTTGAGTTAGAAGCCGCCGGGGCAGGGACAGCAGCAGAGATGGCAGAGGCACACCAGGCGCGCATGCAAAATGTGGTGGAAGACATGGTGCAAAGCCTGGAGAAGGACCATATCCGCAAAATGCAAGTAGGTGGCTGTGTAAACATGTGGAGTGCAGCATGAAAGCGCGTCTCGTTTCGACCAGTTTGTTTGCAGATCGTGAGATTGTCTGCGTGTAAAGGTGTAATCTGCGTTATTATAAGGACGGATTCCTCAGTGTCATGTATCCATAGCTGGATGACTAACACGAAGTCCTATCACACAGGGCCGCATGTTCAAGTGCAGCGCGGAGTGCTGTGACCGCTCCGCAGACTCCATGTCCCAGGTGCACCAGTGCATCGAGCGCTGCCACACACCCCTGGCCAAGGCTCAGGGCCTGGTCACGTCAGAGCTGGAGAAGTTTCAGGTGGGAGAGCACACCTTGACATTACTGTGCATTGTCCTCCACTGTGACCACGTCAGGTTATCTGTTGTCTCTGTCAGTAATAggggtggagggaaaaaaaaaaaaaaaaaacagattcttttatgtattgtgattctttttttattttctgaattgACAAGGAAAAAATGGCATGGCTGCTTTGGTGATTttcctgtgacctctgacctccagatgtgtgaatgaaaatgggttctctgggcagccacggctctcccctttgcagacatgcccaccttaagctaatcccatgcagtttgggccacaaaccctgcagtccacatgtgttcttgtggcctgttgtaaaatggtgtgtttgtgcagactggggcctaaacagtcttggagttgcatcaaattggctttgactggaaagctgagactcttgtggattcaatgagccacatttgattcatttgggatgatgttcgcccccatagcagccatttcattgtagtgagagcATTTTTTGGAAACTTGCTGTCACTGTAttaaatgacctatagtgacctctaggatcacagcctcatgaaactttacagccacaagctagaggagaattcaaataaacaaaaatcacaatgagTTATAATATTGAATCACAATCCTTAagaatcgcaatacatatcGAATTGGTACCCAAGTATGGTGATAGTATCGAATCAGGAGGTGAACATGTTGTCCCAGCCCTAGTCATTAGCAGGCTTCAtgtgccctcctcctcctcttcctccaggaCCGTCTGACCAGATGCACAATGCACTGCAATGACAAGGGAAAAGACCTCTTCGACTCCGGGGCCAAGGAGCCAGCAGTGCGGGCCCTGATGGACCGGTGCGTGGGTACCTGTGTGGACGACCACGTTAACCTGATCCCCAGCATGACCCGCAGACTCAGAGAGAATTTGGACTCTATACAGCAGTGATGATCGGGAGCAGGATGGCTGCAGTCCATTTTTTAGACAGCCGGGGCCCATTCCACACACCACAGCAGGCAGGGTTAGTGGACTTGGTCAGTAAagagggtggggggaggagggggagtcCAGCTTAATATGAAGTGAAACAGAATATGTGATGTACTGTATCTTAGTGAAGTGATCAGGGTGAGACAAGTTACTCTGAATGTTGCTGGGGATGAGTGGTATCGGCATGCATTTCACAAATCTCAACAAACTGAATGAACAAACGCGCTGTGAGACTTTTTATTGTACTTATCTGTGTAACCTCCCCTGACACGTGGAGCTGCAACATCCTGGCAACAGTGTTCTCAGTTTATTCGTGGCATGGCAACAAGAAAAAGAGATTGCATCTGCTGTCATGTAACTGTGTACGAACAGAGCATGCCTGGTTGGTGTGCAGGTTTAATAGCACGCCCCAGCAGTGTCAACCTGCGCTTCATGGTTCAAATTTTTGGAAACGCACAACATGCCAATGACACATCTCATGAACCTCAGCCCAGCCGCCAGAAACAAGATGCTGATGCTtttcatgtttctgcaaaccaacagcTACACTGAAATGTCCTTTCTGAACTAAAAATATGTAACCTAAAATTCATAGCCAGTGTGGTGGAGCCTGCTTCAGTGTCACATCAACTGAGAACATGAACTCATTAGCTACTTCAGCCACTTTTGTTCTCTTCTTTAGCCACCAAAGCCACTTGGGTAAGGTTACGAAAAGGTTCGCTGTCATGGTTTAGGTTAAGAAAATATTGGTTTTCATTggtaaggttaggaaaaggttagtcgccattgtcatggttaaggttaggaaaaacaTGGCATTTCAACATATCCCTGGTTTGCAGAAGCATAAAATGCCGACATACTTTGGATTGAAACTCCTCGGGCCCCTCCCACCTGTGTCTCTCATCCGTCTCCGTTGTCTTGCTGTCAGATTtccagtgtgtgctgtgcttGTCCTCCCTCGTCATGAGATCTGTTTATATTGAAATTAAAATACTTTAGATGTTGGTGGTTTGGGACTGCATTACTACCACTGATACAAGCACGTTAGAAAGAAATTCCCAGTCGTATCAATATCCAGTTTGTTGTAATGATTGCAGTGCAGTATTCCATATCACTTACAAATGTTTGCAGATGGCAGCGATGTAGAAAATTGTACAAGAACAAGCCCAAGCCACAGTGACTGCACTCCAGATCCCACCTTTTCTTAAAATCATACTTAAGCATACTTTTCAAGCATTTCCAGCACCTTAAAATTGTAGTATATTAAATATGTGGTTAtatttttctatctatctagatacatatctatatatttatctctctcactctctacatatatatttatagacaGAGGGATAGCTCAAAATGATTACTTCActtcatcacattaaatcagatGTTATTTGCTATAAACAACTAAAATTGTGTTTAGTAAGAAGGGAGACAAATTCAAAGGAAAACGCCACAAAGTTTCAAGTTTTGAAGTGATCACCGACACAGCGATTCACTGTGAATGCAGTTACCAGTTCAAGCAGTTTCAATCACTTTGTTCAAAatccaagcacttttcaaaccttgaaaataCCACATTAAGATTCAAGCAATGTCAAGGATTCCCAACACCTGAATGAAACTACTATTTTTCCCAATGTCACACTACAAGTAGAAACAGGTTAACTTTTGAATTTCGAACTTGGATCAAAGTAATTCAATTATGTAATCAGTCAGGTAAGTGAAAAGCTTAAAAGGTATTACTGGTATGTGAAACAACAGTCTTTTTATTAGCCTACAATGCAGTTATGTTTCAGGTGTCAGGTATATTCCAGATAGTCAGATTAACTTATTTCTAAGTTGTAAATCCAGTCTGCAGTGATGGTTTGAGATGGGATTTTAAATTACACttctcacaaaaagttagggatatttggcttttgggtgaaatttatggaaaatgtaaaaagttcacgctacagtgatattatatcatgaaagtaggacatttaagtagaagcatacactggtgatttcctcatctcaaacaatttcttgaaacaaaagccaacaacagtggtggatataccacaacaaaaaatgtcagtgtcaataacttgtcatgtgccgttgagcatcaattacagcttgacaacgacgtctcatgctgttcacaagtcgacttattgtctgctgaggcatggcatcccactcttcttgaagggcggccctcaggacattgaggttctggggtacagagctccgagcctctacacggcgactcagctgatcccataggttttctatgggattcaggtctgagaaagtgcaggccactccatttgaagtaccccagtctccagcagccgttccctaatgatacgacctcgatgagctggagcatcaaacacctgatgttaAGTTTGCTGTTAAACgacttgttagagaacagcaacttgtgcaaaaagtactgaaacattgaacagttggacatgtgcattcaaaagtttacagaaggtcacattaagttcacctgtaaacgttataatgcattttaggttcatcctgaaatttcacccgaaagccgaatatccctaactttttgtgagtagtgtagctGCACTAAGCAAGAGCTGAGATAACTTTTAGCTTTCCAACAAAGACACATatgtaaattttaaaaagtgctgaAGTACCAGCAGTTTTCAGAGGTTATGTTGTGTTGGATTACTTGTCCAAGTGTTTCAGTGATGGTCTTTCAGTCAAAGGTTACTACAGGTAAACATCTGCAACACAGCAGATTAAGTCATTACAACTGGCACTATTTAAAGGAGTAATTTCACTGAGTGGTATTTTCTGAGTGTGTGAAGTCATTTCTGCATGCATTATCAGTGACAGTAAGGAAGTCAAATTGCTGGACTGTTTCTCAAGTGCATTATGTATGCCCCGTTGGACCTGAGTGTATAGATccacaaaagaaacacatttgGTGTGGTGTGTTAATTCAGAAATTATACTCTGGCAGAAGACAAGTCCCCTGCACCAGCCATAAAAGCATCAAGAAAGCAACAACTGTGTGCTTGAACTAAAGATCAACGCAGCATCATCCGATAGCACCACAGCCCACTGGGGTGGGCAGTTTTATTGGCAGTCaaacattttatacattttttgaaaaataaattcatacaaatgaagtaaaaataaataatagaaacaacaaatgaaaaacaacttgaACGTTGAAGTTAATCACAAATACAATGGCATATACAGGCGAGTCATTAAGTACAATGCAAGTTAGTAGCAGAGCAT comes from Myripristis murdjan chromosome 12, fMyrMur1.1, whole genome shotgun sequence and encodes:
- the fam136a gene encoding protein FAM136A; its protein translation is MAEAHQARMQNVVEDMVQSLEKDHIRKMQGRMFKCSAECCDRSADSMSQVHQCIERCHTPLAKAQGLVTSELEKFQDRLTRCTMHCNDKGKDLFDSGAKEPAVRALMDRCVGTCVDDHVNLIPSMTRRLRENLDSIQQ